The Caldicellulosiruptor changbaiensis genome has a segment encoding these proteins:
- the nuoE gene encoding NADH-quinone oxidoreductase subunit NuoE produces MSCPECENRLASNFKNQKVDLSLLDPVLDEYKGEKSNIIAILQKTQEIYGFLPLDALSYISEKTGVKKAKIYGIATFYAQFRLKPVGKYVILQCQGTACHVNGSEEIKNALCDELNIKPGDTTEDGMFTLEEVACLGCCSLAPVMMINGETYGKLTPDKAREIIRRIYEREKNV; encoded by the coding sequence ATGAGTTGCCCTGAATGTGAAAACAGATTGGCCTCTAATTTTAAAAACCAGAAAGTAGATCTTTCTTTGCTTGACCCTGTTTTGGATGAGTACAAAGGAGAAAAGAGTAACATTATAGCGATTTTACAAAAAACACAAGAGATTTACGGATTTCTGCCATTAGATGCACTAAGTTATATCTCAGAAAAAACAGGTGTAAAAAAGGCTAAGATATATGGAATTGCAACTTTTTATGCTCAATTTAGGTTAAAGCCAGTTGGGAAATATGTGATCTTACAATGCCAAGGGACTGCATGCCATGTAAATGGGTCTGAAGAGATTAAGAATGCCTTGTGTGATGAATTGAATATAAAGCCAGGTGATACAACAGAAGACGGGATGTTCACCTTAGAAGAGGTTGCATGTCTTGGTTGCTGTAGTCTTGCACCTGTTATGATGATAAATGGTGAAACGTATGGAAAACTTACACCTGATAAGGCAAGGGAGATTATACGTAGGATATATGAAAGAGAGAAAAATGTATAG
- the dinB gene encoding DNA polymerase IV, translated as MGRVILHCDLNNFYASVECLYHPELKNKPVAVCGESELRHGIVLAKNQIAKSYGIQTGDVIWQALKKCPNLVILKPNFPLYIRFSKLVQQIYSEYTDLIEPFGIDECWLDVTESTKILGSGRKIAYEIKERIKTELGLTVSVGVSFNKVFAKLGSDYKKPDAVTVITKENFKQIVWPLPAKDLLYVGSATEKKLSSRAIYTIGDIAKSSPEYLKRILGKWGEVLWIFANGLDTTPVTPPLFEDNIKGIGNSITLPRDLTCYEDAEYVIRMLSESVAQRLRQQYLKCYTVQVWIRDSFLFSITRQEKLQTPTFLAREISQKAFEIFKKHWNFKNSIRSLGVRALDLVCANSFYQLEFDSLKKFKLEQLEKAIDQIRRRFGQSAVLPAILLTKSDLPCEIPLHNKIHPVAFFK; from the coding sequence GTGGGCAGGGTGATTTTGCACTGTGATCTTAACAATTTCTATGCGTCTGTTGAATGTCTTTATCATCCTGAGCTGAAAAACAAACCTGTTGCTGTTTGTGGTGAAAGTGAGCTTCGACATGGAATAGTTCTTGCAAAAAACCAGATTGCAAAATCATATGGTATTCAAACAGGTGATGTTATATGGCAGGCACTTAAAAAATGTCCAAACCTTGTAATTTTAAAGCCTAATTTTCCTCTTTATATCCGATTTTCAAAGCTTGTGCAACAAATTTACTCTGAGTATACAGATTTGATAGAGCCTTTTGGAATTGACGAGTGCTGGCTTGATGTGACAGAGTCTACAAAAATTTTAGGAAGTGGCAGAAAGATTGCTTATGAAATCAAAGAAAGAATAAAAACTGAGCTTGGGCTGACGGTATCTGTTGGAGTATCATTTAACAAAGTATTTGCAAAGCTTGGAAGCGACTATAAAAAGCCCGATGCTGTAACAGTTATCACAAAAGAAAATTTCAAACAAATTGTCTGGCCGCTGCCTGCAAAAGATCTTTTGTATGTCGGTAGCGCAACAGAAAAGAAGCTCAGTTCAAGGGCAATTTACACAATAGGTGATATAGCCAAAAGCTCACCTGAATATCTTAAAAGAATCCTTGGCAAATGGGGTGAGGTACTCTGGATATTTGCAAACGGGCTTGACACAACACCTGTTACTCCCCCACTTTTTGAAGACAACATCAAAGGAATTGGCAATAGCATAACACTGCCAAGAGATTTGACTTGCTATGAAGATGCAGAATATGTTATTAGAATGCTTTCTGAATCTGTTGCGCAAAGGCTTCGTCAACAGTATTTAAAATGTTATACAGTCCAAGTTTGGATAAGAGATAGCTTCCTTTTTTCAATAACAAGGCAAGAAAAACTCCAAACACCCACTTTTCTGGCAAGAGAAATCTCTCAAAAAGCTTTTGAAATATTCAAAAAACACTGGAACTTTAAAAATAGCATAAGGTCGCTTGGCGTAAGAGCTTTAGATCTTGTCTGTGCAAACTCATTTTATCAGCTTGAGTTTGACAGTTTGAAAAAGTTCAAATTAGAACAGCTTGAAAAAGCTATTGACCAAATTCGAAGAAGGTTTGGGCAGAGCGCAGTTTTGCCAGCTATACTTTTGACTAAATCTGACTTGCCTTGCGAGATTCCTCTGCACAACAAAATCCATCCTGTTGCATTCTTCAAATAA